One segment of Streptomyces bathyalis DNA contains the following:
- a CDS encoding RICIN domain-containing protein: MKRSANRLLLVLGLLTALLGGLTAGSATAVNASRWAIINYQTGGHLTPYYYGKNDRDGIHIWTGYKKPTGDGNQWTFRSVNGGTQIRNEKTQKCLRPVRFGSQTRVEQWECGSTPEFQWRLTSAGGTYKITSVSTGNVLTPYSKSAHSVVLLEEDEGTQKQRWAINALN; encoded by the coding sequence GTGAAACGCTCAGCCAATCGGCTCCTTCTCGTCCTCGGCCTGCTCACAGCCCTGCTTGGCGGATTGACGGCAGGCTCCGCCACCGCGGTGAACGCCTCCCGGTGGGCCATCATCAACTACCAGACCGGCGGCCACCTGACGCCGTACTATTACGGCAAGAATGACCGCGACGGCATTCACATCTGGACCGGCTACAAGAAGCCCACGGGTGACGGTAACCAGTGGACATTCAGGTCCGTCAACGGTGGCACCCAAATTCGCAATGAGAAGACACAAAAGTGTCTCAGGCCGGTCAGGTTCGGCAGCCAGACCCGTGTGGAGCAATGGGAGTGCGGCTCCACCCCGGAATTCCAGTGGCGGCTGACTTCTGCCGGTGGCACCTACAAGATCACCTCGGTCTCCACGGGTAACGTGCTCACGCCCTACAGCAAGAGCGCTCACAGTGTGGTGCTCCTGGAGGAGGACGAGGGCACCCAAAAGCAACGATGGGCCATCAACGCGCTCAACTGA
- a CDS encoding DNA polymerase Y family protein encodes MNNSPPDRVACAWLPDWPVVADGTNPGGVRPTAVIAAGKVVACSAAARALGVRRGMRLRQATSRAPELEVIARDVEAETRHFEPIMQLLEQEVAPRWEVIRPGLVVLPAHGPARFFSGEAALADKVVMTVAAAGHTARMGVAGTVFGAALAARRGALVPEGKTREFLAPYPVGVLGRTHLATLLVRLGLPTVGAFAGLPSERVLARFGADGAAAHRTARGLEARGLSTRAPGQDLTVAHAFDPAELRLEPVAFAAKELARSLHERLAAAGAVCARIEVGVELADGRGLTRLWRHEGRLSELAVAERVRWQLTAWHEVGALSPQDEGSDAATGIVRLALRPESLSAATGRQELLFGERSASAEMEVAAGRLQAMLGHGAVTRVQLGGGRGPAERTVRLPFGDLPTGDGLPSGPWPGRLPAPHPAWVPAQPQTARLQDAAGELVGVSARLELSAPPARLTVHGSPAAEVSGWAGPWPALEQWWDAGRSRRLVRMQVVTVAGPAWLLVLEQGQWWAEACYG; translated from the coding sequence ATGAATAATTCGCCGCCGGACCGCGTCGCGTGCGCGTGGTTGCCGGACTGGCCGGTCGTGGCCGATGGCACCAATCCCGGCGGTGTGCGTCCGACCGCAGTGATTGCCGCAGGGAAGGTGGTGGCCTGCTCAGCCGCTGCCCGCGCTTTGGGGGTGCGCCGCGGAATGCGGTTGCGGCAGGCCACTAGCCGCGCCCCTGAACTGGAGGTGATCGCCCGCGATGTGGAGGCCGAGACGCGGCACTTCGAGCCGATCATGCAGCTCTTGGAGCAGGAGGTCGCACCCCGCTGGGAGGTGATCAGGCCCGGGCTGGTGGTGCTGCCGGCACACGGCCCGGCCCGGTTCTTCAGCGGCGAAGCGGCCTTGGCCGACAAGGTCGTGATGACCGTCGCGGCGGCAGGCCACACCGCTCGAATGGGGGTGGCGGGAACCGTTTTCGGCGCCGCGCTCGCCGCTCGCCGGGGCGCCTTGGTGCCAGAGGGGAAGACACGAGAGTTCCTGGCTCCGTATCCGGTCGGCGTGCTGGGCCGCACGCACCTGGCAACACTCCTGGTCCGGCTGGGACTTCCCACTGTGGGCGCCTTCGCCGGCCTGCCGAGCGAGAGAGTGCTCGCACGCTTCGGCGCTGACGGCGCAGCGGCGCACCGCACTGCCCGCGGGCTGGAGGCGAGGGGTCTGAGTACCCGTGCGCCCGGCCAAGACCTCACCGTCGCGCACGCCTTCGACCCTGCCGAACTTCGACTGGAGCCGGTCGCATTCGCCGCGAAGGAGCTCGCCCGGTCGTTGCATGAGCGGCTGGCCGCCGCTGGGGCGGTGTGTGCCCGGATCGAGGTCGGGGTCGAACTCGCCGACGGGAGAGGGCTGACGAGGCTGTGGCGGCACGAGGGCCGGCTCTCGGAACTGGCGGTCGCCGAACGGGTCCGCTGGCAGCTGACCGCCTGGCATGAGGTGGGCGCCCTCTCCCCACAAGACGAGGGGAGCGATGCGGCGACGGGGATCGTGCGGCTGGCGTTGCGTCCCGAGTCGCTGAGCGCGGCGACCGGACGGCAGGAGCTGCTGTTCGGCGAGAGATCGGCGAGTGCCGAGATGGAAGTCGCGGCCGGGCGGCTGCAGGCGATGCTCGGACACGGCGCGGTCACCCGCGTGCAGCTGGGCGGGGGCCGTGGCCCGGCCGAGCGCACGGTACGCCTCCCCTTCGGCGACCTGCCGACCGGAGACGGCCTCCCGAGCGGTCCCTGGCCAGGCCGTCTGCCCGCTCCGCACCCGGCCTGGGTGCCCGCCCAGCCGCAGACCGCCCGACTGCAAGATGCGGCAGGCGAGTTGGTGGGCGTCTCCGCCCGCCTTGAACTGTCCGCTCCCCCGGCCCGGCTCACCGTCCACGGGAGCCCGGCCGCTGAGGTGTCGGGTTGGGCCGGGCCGTGGCCCGCCCTGGAGCAGTGGTGGGACGCCGGCAGGTCCCGCCGCCTGGTGCGCATGCAAGTGGTCACCGTGGCCGGTCCGGCCTGGCTGCTGGTCCTGGAGCAGGGGCAGTGGTGGGCGGAGGCCTGTTATGGCTGA
- a CDS encoding TIGR04141 family sporadically distributed protein, whose translation MTETYLSAHNLYTFTNSCAILNQLLRNWGVGMRVSIYLFRAEAQGFEGLLRDFSLSSQRPEERVTIPDNQGSLDCRVWVMPGHPKEPKWAAALSPLVDVTDLKNSNNSVAVLFKVADRFFAVCFGYAQSMLNNELLEPEFGLRVTANMADPMKISAMQVRTVDANSRQQRSQTANRSRVAEFDLEVEREWLRYLKADVTEDLNWATGVGGSQALSLTTDTDLLEFPGLLSQLLDKFESEDYKEKFPYLDNFVPVSKGDPVLENLWSALCSALEDSTSKKIGVACPDDLLGADVSYWKISGDRIRKREPLEELDLASMLTRLPENDLDEKLKKLKITPFDASDSPMRPKRSLTDYFVFETETAEETYALCLGQWFRIAAGYLHEINSRIDQIEDVTEGIGLPPWLPNLDGSYKTETEYNEDVADECGHILLDTKNFMIGGSHQKVEVCDLLTKEYDFVCVKKMEDSPTMSHLFSQAAVSADLYVENAVGSGRDSQIGYADKTRNQYNEKWGDVTAVENNKRMILAIATSKDGPLARSLFFFSKVNLVKRVSEIRKAGFGVALAKISRPTPATVVGRG comes from the coding sequence TTGACCGAAACATACCTTTCTGCACACAATCTCTACACTTTTACCAACTCTTGTGCCATCCTCAACCAATTACTTCGCAACTGGGGGGTTGGGATGCGCGTCTCTATTTATCTCTTTCGTGCAGAGGCTCAGGGATTCGAAGGTCTGCTGCGCGATTTCTCTTTAAGCTCGCAGAGGCCGGAAGAGCGAGTAACCATACCTGACAATCAAGGGAGCCTGGATTGTCGGGTTTGGGTCATGCCCGGCCATCCGAAGGAACCAAAATGGGCTGCAGCTCTGTCGCCCCTCGTGGATGTCACTGACCTGAAAAACTCAAACAATTCAGTCGCCGTACTATTCAAAGTTGCGGACCGCTTTTTTGCTGTGTGCTTCGGGTATGCACAATCAATGCTCAACAACGAGCTACTGGAGCCAGAATTCGGACTGCGCGTAACGGCGAACATGGCAGATCCGATGAAGATTTCCGCCATGCAAGTTCGAACCGTGGACGCGAACTCTAGGCAGCAGCGAAGCCAAACAGCAAATAGGTCTCGCGTTGCAGAATTCGACCTAGAAGTAGAACGAGAGTGGCTCAGGTACCTCAAGGCCGACGTCACGGAGGATTTGAACTGGGCGACAGGCGTGGGGGGATCTCAGGCTTTGTCGCTCACAACTGATACCGACCTTCTCGAATTCCCAGGCCTCCTTTCTCAGCTTCTCGACAAGTTTGAGTCGGAAGACTACAAGGAGAAGTTTCCGTACCTCGACAATTTTGTGCCCGTGTCCAAGGGTGATCCAGTACTGGAAAATCTCTGGAGTGCGCTGTGTAGCGCGCTGGAGGACTCGACTAGTAAAAAGATCGGTGTGGCATGCCCAGACGACCTGCTAGGCGCAGACGTCTCCTACTGGAAGATCTCCGGTGACCGGATACGGAAGCGAGAGCCACTGGAGGAGCTTGACCTCGCGAGCATGCTTACGAGGCTTCCTGAAAATGATCTTGACGAAAAGTTGAAAAAGCTCAAGATCACGCCGTTCGATGCATCCGATTCCCCCATGCGTCCCAAACGATCGCTGACAGACTACTTCGTATTCGAAACAGAAACGGCCGAAGAGACGTACGCGCTCTGCCTAGGTCAATGGTTTCGAATTGCAGCAGGATACCTACACGAAATCAACAGCCGAATCGACCAGATCGAGGACGTAACTGAAGGCATAGGTCTTCCCCCATGGCTGCCAAATCTCGATGGTTCATATAAGACAGAAACCGAATACAATGAAGATGTCGCAGATGAGTGCGGGCACATTCTTCTCGACACGAAGAACTTCATGATCGGTGGCTCGCATCAAAAGGTAGAGGTGTGCGATCTCCTCACCAAAGAATATGACTTTGTGTGTGTGAAGAAAATGGAAGACTCACCCACCATGTCGCACCTGTTCAGTCAAGCAGCTGTATCAGCAGATCTATACGTTGAGAATGCGGTTGGAAGCGGTCGAGACTCGCAAATCGGCTACGCCGATAAGACGCGAAATCAATACAATGAAAAGTGGGGTGACGTAACAGCCGTTGAGAACAACAAGAGAATGATCTTGGCAATCGCGACCAGTAAGGACGGGCCACTTGCGAGATCACTGTTCTTCTTCAGTAAGGTGAATCTCGTTAAGCGTGTATCCGAGATCAGGAAGGCAGGATTCGGAGTGGCGTTGGCGAAGATTTCTCGTCCAACACCCGCGACCGTAGTCGGACGAGGATGA
- a CDS encoding pentapeptide repeat-containing protein — protein sequence MLGLAALVLLVGLPLGVWKLPYLLDGQYLDTDSIGEGVGSATLVTGLRTAMVTCVAAIGAGVALFYTASTYRLNHRGQVTDRFTKALERLDSEHIYVRIGGILALEQIIRDAPDHAADAARVLGHFVRHMRPPASLDRPDADIQAALTALTRPESRAHVWDHALDLRNLCLVGADLQGADLTNALLEKSILTDADLCGANLTHAQLIDANLTDALLSEVNLTGARLLGADLTDAELICADFTGACVTVDQLLSALDLLDVRLSPDMARDARIVARLRRGAG from the coding sequence TTGTTGGGACTCGCGGCCTTGGTCCTCCTCGTCGGGCTGCCGCTTGGGGTGTGGAAGCTCCCGTACCTGCTCGACGGTCAGTACCTCGACACCGACTCGATCGGTGAAGGAGTGGGCTCGGCGACGTTGGTGACGGGCTTGCGAACGGCGATGGTCACCTGCGTAGCGGCGATCGGCGCAGGTGTCGCGCTGTTCTACACCGCCAGCACCTATCGTCTGAACCACCGCGGTCAGGTCACTGACCGTTTCACCAAGGCCTTGGAGCGGCTTGACTCGGAGCACATTTACGTCCGCATCGGCGGCATCCTCGCCCTGGAACAGATCATCCGCGACGCGCCCGACCATGCCGCCGACGCCGCTCGCGTACTGGGGCACTTTGTCCGGCACATGAGACCACCGGCGTCGCTGGACCGCCCGGACGCCGATATTCAGGCCGCATTGACCGCGCTGACCAGACCCGAAAGCCGCGCACACGTCTGGGACCACGCTTTGGACCTCAGAAACCTCTGTCTGGTCGGGGCAGACTTGCAAGGCGCGGACCTCACCAACGCCTTGCTGGAGAAGTCGATCCTCACCGATGCTGATTTGTGCGGTGCGAACCTCACTCACGCCCAGTTGATCGATGCGAACCTCACCGACGCCTTGCTGTCCGAGGTGAACCTCACCGGCGCCCGGCTGTTGGGTGCAGACCTCACCGACGCGGAGCTGATCTGTGCGGACTTCACCGGTGCCTGTGTAACGGTCGATCAGCTCCTCTCTGCGTTGGACCTGCTTGACGTCCGGCTGTCGCCGGACATGGCCCGCGACGCCAGAATCGTCGCGCGACTGCGGCGCGGCGCTGGCTGA
- a CDS encoding error-prone DNA polymerase encodes MAEHGTGRLLRLPTQERRPAGWAELHVHSSFSFLQGASDADALAAQAAELGIEVLAITDRDGLYAARRMGAAARDHKLGTVYGVELSLPFPYGPVVVLARDLAGFRQLAATLSAAQLAGAKSAPVYDLQQLAKAARNGQWAVLTGCPAPGETPEMTAAEVGDAGATARRLEQLADLVGRDALHIELVDHALPTDSTRNDALYAAAGRLGLPVVASNAVHYATPAQARLAQALAALRRREDLDHAAGHVPPAPTAHLRSPGEMARRLARYPEVLENTLRLGRSCVVDLADLRPQLPGFPVPAGHTETSFLRHLATRAAEHTYGPRETSAAQVAWRQLDRELDVVEQLEMAGYFLIVHDIVQYATGAGIWCQGRGSAANSVICYALGITAVDPIKHKLLFERFLSVERAEAPDIDIDFENARREEVIQYVYRRWGRTHAAQVANVITYRPRLAVRDAARALGYATGHIDEMTRHIQHHEPPGADAGIPTDVVELAAQLDGLPRHMGVHVGGMVLTRQPIGEIMPVEWATAEGRSVLQGDKDDVEEAGLVKIDLLGLGMLSALHTACDLIAHHHGRTLDLTSIPPDDPGVYAMISAADTVGLFQVESRAQMSTLPRLRPQTFADLVVAVSLIRPGPIQGGSVHPYLRRRAGHEKVTYPHPLAQPALERTLGVPLYQEQMMRLAMDCAGFGPGEADQLRKALAAKHAPERVAKLRQRLMEGMAARGIPPAAAEELYTMIQAFSGYGFPESHSQSLAHIVYASAWIKLHYPAAYIAGILANQPMGFYSPLTLIGDARRRGITVRGIDVTHSGPQAGLEPDEASTGGRAIRLGLTGIHGLSAEAAHAIADGRPYAGLEDFARRTRLPTKVLENLATAGAFDGFGVSRREALWAAGALATADEALLPGTTAAPDPPALPAMSVIEETFADLWATGASPDSHPVQHLRPHLDARGVLPAAAVRHEPDDTTVVFGGLVTHRQRPPTAKGTCFLNIEDETGMVNVIVPPPVWDAHMKMAVNHAALLIHGRIERARGAINVVARRLEPLTITTPTGRR; translated from the coding sequence ATGGCTGAACACGGGACGGGCCGGCTGTTGCGCCTGCCCACCCAGGAGCGAAGACCCGCCGGGTGGGCGGAGCTGCACGTCCATTCCTCCTTCTCCTTCCTCCAAGGCGCATCCGACGCGGACGCATTGGCCGCGCAGGCAGCCGAGTTGGGCATCGAGGTCCTGGCGATCACCGACCGGGACGGCCTCTACGCCGCACGCCGGATGGGCGCCGCCGCCCGCGACCACAAGCTCGGGACCGTCTACGGCGTCGAGCTGAGCCTGCCCTTCCCGTACGGGCCGGTGGTGGTCCTCGCCCGTGACCTGGCCGGCTTCCGGCAACTCGCGGCCACCCTGTCCGCCGCGCAACTGGCCGGAGCCAAGAGCGCCCCGGTCTACGACCTGCAGCAGCTGGCCAAGGCCGCCCGAAACGGCCAGTGGGCCGTTCTGACCGGCTGCCCCGCCCCGGGCGAGACTCCCGAAATGACCGCAGCTGAGGTGGGCGATGCGGGCGCCACCGCAAGGCGGTTGGAGCAGCTCGCTGATCTGGTGGGCCGAGATGCCCTGCACATCGAGCTGGTCGACCACGCCCTGCCCACCGACTCGACGCGCAACGACGCCCTGTATGCCGCCGCCGGCCGGCTCGGCCTGCCCGTCGTCGCCTCCAACGCCGTGCACTACGCCACCCCCGCCCAGGCCCGCCTGGCTCAGGCCCTGGCCGCGCTGCGCCGCCGCGAAGACCTCGACCATGCGGCAGGACACGTTCCACCTGCCCCGACGGCGCATCTGCGCTCACCCGGCGAGATGGCCCGCCGACTGGCCCGCTACCCCGAGGTATTGGAGAACACCCTTCGGCTGGGCCGCAGTTGCGTGGTCGACCTCGCCGACCTGAGACCGCAGCTGCCCGGCTTCCCCGTCCCTGCCGGGCATACCGAGACCAGCTTCCTGCGCCACCTGGCGACCCGGGCCGCGGAACACACCTACGGCCCACGCGAGACCTCCGCGGCGCAGGTGGCGTGGCGGCAGCTGGACCGCGAGCTCGACGTCGTCGAACAGCTGGAGATGGCCGGCTACTTCCTCATCGTCCACGACATAGTGCAGTACGCCACCGGCGCCGGAATCTGGTGCCAGGGCCGCGGCTCGGCCGCCAACTCCGTCATCTGCTACGCCCTCGGCATCACCGCCGTCGACCCGATCAAGCACAAGCTGCTCTTCGAACGGTTCCTGTCGGTGGAGCGGGCCGAAGCGCCGGACATCGACATCGACTTCGAGAACGCCCGCCGTGAGGAGGTCATCCAGTACGTCTACCGCCGCTGGGGCCGCACCCACGCGGCACAGGTCGCCAACGTCATCACCTACCGGCCCCGGCTCGCCGTACGCGACGCCGCCCGCGCGCTGGGCTATGCGACCGGCCACATCGACGAGATGACCCGGCACATCCAGCACCACGAACCCCCGGGCGCCGACGCCGGCATCCCGACCGACGTGGTAGAGCTCGCGGCCCAACTGGACGGCCTGCCCCGGCACATGGGCGTGCACGTCGGCGGAATGGTCCTCACCCGACAGCCCATCGGGGAGATCATGCCCGTCGAGTGGGCCACCGCCGAAGGGCGCAGCGTCCTCCAGGGCGACAAGGACGACGTCGAGGAAGCCGGACTGGTCAAGATCGACCTGCTCGGTCTGGGCATGCTCTCCGCCCTGCACACCGCCTGCGATCTGATCGCACACCACCACGGCCGCACCTTGGACCTGACGTCGATCCCTCCCGACGACCCGGGCGTGTACGCCATGATCTCCGCCGCGGACACCGTGGGCCTCTTCCAGGTCGAATCCCGCGCCCAGATGTCCACCCTCCCCCGCCTGCGCCCCCAGACGTTCGCGGACCTGGTCGTGGCGGTCTCACTGATCCGGCCGGGCCCGATCCAAGGCGGCTCCGTGCACCCCTACCTGCGCCGCCGCGCCGGGCACGAGAAGGTCACCTACCCCCACCCGCTCGCCCAGCCCGCCTTGGAGCGCACCCTCGGAGTGCCGCTGTATCAGGAGCAGATGATGCGGCTGGCCATGGACTGCGCCGGCTTCGGCCCCGGCGAGGCCGACCAGCTGCGCAAGGCCCTGGCCGCCAAGCACGCCCCCGAACGCGTCGCGAAACTACGGCAGCGGCTGATGGAGGGTATGGCCGCCCGCGGCATCCCGCCCGCTGCGGCGGAGGAGCTCTACACGATGATCCAGGCCTTCTCCGGCTACGGCTTCCCCGAGAGCCACTCCCAGTCCCTGGCGCACATCGTCTACGCCTCCGCCTGGATCAAGCTGCACTACCCGGCGGCCTACATCGCCGGCATCCTGGCCAACCAACCCATGGGCTTCTACAGCCCGTTGACCCTCATCGGCGACGCCCGCCGCCGCGGCATCACCGTCCGCGGCATCGACGTCACCCACTCCGGCCCGCAGGCCGGCCTCGAACCGGACGAGGCCTCCACCGGCGGCCGGGCCATCCGCCTGGGCCTGACCGGGATCCACGGCCTCTCGGCGGAGGCAGCACACGCGATTGCCGATGGCCGCCCGTATGCCGGGCTGGAGGACTTCGCCCGCCGCACCCGCCTGCCGACGAAAGTGCTGGAGAACCTCGCCACCGCGGGCGCCTTCGACGGCTTCGGCGTCAGCCGACGGGAAGCCCTGTGGGCCGCCGGCGCACTCGCCACCGCCGACGAGGCGCTCCTGCCCGGCACCACCGCGGCCCCCGACCCACCCGCGCTCCCTGCAATGAGCGTGATCGAGGAGACCTTCGCCGACCTGTGGGCGACCGGCGCCAGCCCCGACAGCCACCCCGTCCAGCACCTCCGGCCCCATCTGGACGCCCGGGGAGTGCTCCCCGCCGCCGCTGTACGCCACGAGCCCGACGACACCACAGTCGTCTTCGGCGGTCTCGTCACCCACCGGCAGCGCCCACCCACCGCCAAGGGCACCTGCTTCCTCAACATCGAAGACGAGACCGGCATGGTCAACGTCATCGTTCCGCCACCAGTCTGGGACGCCCACATGAAAATGGCCGTCAACCACGCCGCACTCCTCATCCACGGCCGCATCGAACGCGCCCGGGGCGCCATCAATGTCGTCGCCCGCCGCCTCGAACCCCTCACCATCACCACGCCCACCGGCCGCCGGTAG